The Candidatus Hydrogenedentota bacterium genome has a segment encoding these proteins:
- a CDS encoding glycosyltransferase family 2 protein, with the protein MTSDTQPDDAPDVSFVVIGYNEAATVGACLRSVREADLDGLRTEILYVDGGSTDGSADIARRAGADHCLGGERRRRAAENRNLGLSHASGQFVQFLDGDMQLAPGWIRAGMEALEKHPEAAAVWGRMREVNSSIYYRALQLDWEFPEGPSLYCGGAALFRRAPLAEIGGFPEDVAYGEEPYLCWRIRNELRMQVLHLHAPMVEHDLAYRGLRDYLRRNVRCGETYAEIAARCRHTADPLWAREVRGLLAWVAAAAAAMALLITGPWYASAAILLLIPALLTRKTIQFLRRGNSFAVALLYALHTYTSKFSIAYGVLRHWFRRRAARESRLRR; encoded by the coding sequence GTCGTAATCGGCTACAACGAAGCCGCGACGGTCGGGGCGTGCCTCCGTTCCGTGCGTGAAGCAGACCTCGACGGTCTGCGCACCGAAATTCTGTACGTGGACGGCGGCTCCACCGATGGCAGCGCGGATATCGCGCGCCGCGCGGGCGCGGACCACTGCCTGGGCGGCGAACGCCGCCGTCGTGCCGCCGAGAACCGGAATCTCGGCCTGAGCCACGCCTCGGGTCAATTCGTGCAATTCCTGGACGGGGACATGCAACTCGCCCCCGGCTGGATCCGGGCGGGCATGGAAGCGCTGGAAAAACACCCCGAGGCGGCGGCGGTCTGGGGCCGCATGCGCGAGGTCAATTCCAGTATTTACTACCGTGCGCTGCAACTCGACTGGGAATTCCCCGAAGGTCCGAGTCTGTATTGCGGCGGCGCGGCCCTGTTCCGGCGCGCCCCGCTCGCCGAGATCGGGGGATTCCCCGAGGACGTCGCCTATGGCGAGGAACCCTACCTGTGCTGGCGCATCCGCAATGAGCTGCGCATGCAGGTGCTCCATCTGCACGCGCCCATGGTCGAACACGACCTCGCCTACCGCGGGTTGCGCGACTACCTGCGCCGCAACGTGCGCTGCGGCGAGACCTACGCGGAGATCGCGGCCCGTTGCCGCCACACCGCGGACCCGCTGTGGGCGCGTGAAGTCCGCGGCCTTCTCGCTTGGGTGGCGGCCGCGGCTGCGGCGATGGCCCTGCTGATAACAGGCCCGTGGTATGCAAGCGCGGCCATTCTCCTGCTGATACCGGCGTTGCTGACGCGCAAGACGATACAGTTCCTGCGCCGGGGCAACTCCTTCGCCGTGGCGCTGCTGTATGCGCTGCACACCTACACGAGCAAATTCAGCATCGCGTACGGCGTGCTCCGCCACTGGTTCCGCCGCCGCGCCGCGCGCGAATCGCGACTGCGCCGCTAG
- the serC gene encoding 3-phosphoserine/phosphohydroxythreonine transaminase — translation MEQRIFNFSAGPAVLPLPVLERAQAQLVSYPGAGMSVMEMSHRSKAFATIHENAKANIKALLGLPDSYRVLFLAGGATMQFIMLAMNFLGKDKSADYIQCGSWANKAMNEAKRFGAVRTVWSGKAENYVRMPKNGELDRDPNAAYLHFTSNETIQGTQFPEEPDAGAVPLICDASSDFLSRPIAATKYAMIYAGAQKNAGPAGMAIVILREDMIARAPEGLPSLLDYRVASDNDSLYNTPPCYTIYMTGLVTQWLKDDIGGLEKMAAINQAKAQLIYDVIDRSGGYYKGHALPGSRSLMNVTFTLPNAELEAKFVAEAKAAGMDGLKGHRSVGGCRASIYNAMPRAGCEALHDFMVEFQRKNG, via the coding sequence GTGGAACAGCGCATTTTCAATTTCTCGGCGGGGCCGGCCGTGCTGCCGCTGCCGGTGTTAGAGCGGGCTCAGGCTCAACTCGTATCCTATCCGGGTGCGGGCATGTCGGTGATGGAGATGAGCCACCGTTCGAAGGCGTTCGCCACCATTCATGAGAACGCCAAGGCGAATATCAAGGCGCTCCTGGGCCTGCCGGACAGCTATCGCGTGCTCTTTCTCGCGGGCGGCGCCACCATGCAGTTCATCATGCTTGCCATGAATTTCCTCGGCAAGGACAAATCGGCCGACTATATCCAGTGTGGCTCCTGGGCGAACAAGGCGATGAACGAAGCGAAGCGGTTCGGCGCGGTGCGCACCGTCTGGAGCGGCAAGGCGGAGAACTACGTCCGCATGCCGAAAAACGGGGAGCTCGACCGGGACCCGAACGCGGCCTATCTGCATTTCACGTCGAACGAGACCATCCAGGGCACGCAGTTCCCCGAAGAGCCCGACGCGGGCGCTGTGCCGCTGATTTGCGACGCGTCGTCGGATTTCCTGTCGCGGCCGATCGCGGCCACGAAGTACGCCATGATTTACGCCGGCGCGCAGAAAAACGCCGGACCTGCGGGCATGGCCATCGTGATTCTTCGTGAAGACATGATCGCCCGCGCGCCGGAAGGATTGCCATCACTGCTCGATTATCGTGTCGCCTCCGATAATGACTCGCTCTATAACACGCCGCCGTGTTACACGATTTACATGACGGGCCTCGTCACGCAGTGGCTGAAGGACGACATCGGCGGTCTGGAGAAAATGGCCGCGATCAACCAGGCCAAGGCGCAATTGATCTATGACGTAATCGACCGGAGCGGAGGCTACTATAAGGGTCACGCGCTGCCCGGCAGCCGTTCGCTCATGAACGTGACCTTCACGCTGCCAAACGCCGAACTCGAGGCAAAATTCGTAGCCGAGGCGAAGGCCGCGGGCATGGACGGCCTCAAGGGGCACCGTTCCGTCGGCGGCTGCCGCGCCTCGATTTACAACG